In Paracoccus jeotgali, the following are encoded in one genomic region:
- a CDS encoding AAA family ATPase, producing MDLFQIMHVKSPALSPDQIADRLSAFLLRLRQQKARAKAAAADLASPQHHGDGFFGQEDGDDPELSWRDGRRIQRRAKSLYDRQLARSGLAHLKREDRDRLKPLEPGVRLARIPHEHRADEWAAALHAEMPWMAPATDFAWRAMRRSARAGDRAFRLPPVILDGPPGIGKTHWAARLGQLTGTESTVVDATGEAASFSVVGCQRGWSNAQPGRLLELVLAKRVGNPVMVIDELDKVGTPTSNRGVAFSLAEALLPLFETATAAVWTCPFYRVRFDMSFVSWVLLTNDVARLPAPLLSRCSVIRLQEVGLEDLLGFAERQGVAAGLSEISIAAILEALTRSGAKGGARPSLRTVQRMLLLAADLEARPQAM from the coding sequence ATGGACCTGTTCCAGATCATGCATGTCAAATCGCCGGCGCTGAGCCCGGACCAGATCGCCGACCGGCTGTCGGCGTTTCTGCTCAGGCTGCGCCAGCAGAAGGCGCGGGCGAAAGCCGCCGCCGCAGACCTAGCTTCGCCTCAACATCATGGCGACGGGTTCTTCGGTCAGGAGGACGGGGATGACCCCGAGCTTTCCTGGCGCGACGGGCGCCGGATCCAGCGGCGGGCGAAAAGCCTTTACGACCGACAGCTGGCGCGTTCCGGGCTCGCCCATCTGAAGCGGGAGGACCGGGACCGGTTGAAGCCGCTCGAGCCGGGGGTCCGTCTGGCGCGGATCCCCCACGAACATCGGGCGGATGAATGGGCGGCGGCGCTGCATGCCGAGATGCCGTGGATGGCGCCGGCGACGGATTTTGCCTGGAGGGCGATGCGCCGCTCGGCGCGGGCGGGCGACCGGGCGTTCCGGCTGCCGCCGGTGATCCTTGATGGCCCGCCCGGCATCGGCAAGACGCATTGGGCGGCCCGGCTGGGGCAGCTGACCGGAACCGAAAGCACCGTCGTCGATGCGACCGGCGAGGCGGCAAGCTTTTCCGTGGTGGGCTGTCAGCGGGGCTGGTCGAACGCCCAACCGGGTCGGCTGCTGGAGCTGGTGCTTGCAAAGCGGGTCGGCAATCCGGTCATGGTCATCGATGAACTGGACAAGGTGGGCACCCCGACGTCCAACCGCGGCGTCGCCTTTTCGCTGGCCGAGGCACTGTTGCCGCTGTTCGAGACGGCCACGGCCGCGGTCTGGACCTGCCCGTTCTATCGGGTCCGCTTCGACATGTCCTTCGTCTCCTGGGTGCTGCTGACCAACGATGTTGCCCGGCTACCGGCGCCCCTGCTCAGCCGCTGCAGCGTGATCCGCCTGCAGGAGGTCGGGCTCGAGGACCTGCTGGGCTTTGCGGAGCGTCAGGGCGTGGCGGCGGGGTTGAGCGAGATCTCCATCGCCGCGATCCTCGAGGCGCTGACCAGGTCGGGGGCCAAGGGCGGCGCCAGACCGAGCCTGCGCACGGTGCAGCGCATGCTGCTGCTGGCTGCGGATCTGGAGGCCCGGCCGCAGGCCATGTGA
- a CDS encoding ABC transporter substrate-binding protein — MSTPTVRFINVTRTISAALIALLSSGVSVSALTVYTSVDEENAKHILDAFTGETGVKVDMVFLSSGPALSRIEAEAGNPQADVWFGAPSENHVLAHERDLTQAYTPEGAAALPEAFKSADGFWHAIYTNPLAVGVRTDLLNERGAPLPASWEDLKDPAYKGLIQMPSPQSSGTGYAFVLTMREILGEDSAIDYLKALNPNVQTYTQSGTAPSGALGLGETPVAIQFSPGFLKLKDEGYPVDVVFPSEGGGYEVAAMSILKGASNLDDAKKLADWITSKQGQEALTTAKTYFLPVRSDVSAGEGVPSLDSIELISYDPAFASENRERLVDRWAEEVLGQ; from the coding sequence ATGTCCACACCAACCGTGAGGTTCATCAACGTGACACGCACCATTTCCGCCGCCCTCATCGCTCTGTTGTCATCGGGCGTTAGCGTCAGCGCTCTGACCGTCTACACCAGCGTGGACGAGGAGAACGCCAAGCACATCCTCGACGCCTTTACCGGCGAGACCGGTGTCAAAGTGGATATGGTCTTCCTTTCTTCCGGGCCGGCGCTGTCGCGGATCGAGGCGGAGGCTGGGAACCCGCAGGCCGATGTCTGGTTCGGCGCCCCGAGCGAGAACCATGTCCTCGCGCATGAGCGCGACCTGACGCAGGCTTATACGCCCGAGGGCGCGGCGGCGCTGCCCGAGGCGTTCAAAAGCGCCGACGGGTTCTGGCATGCGATCTATACCAATCCGCTGGCTGTGGGAGTTCGGACCGACCTGCTGAATGAGCGCGGCGCCCCTCTGCCAGCGTCCTGGGAGGACCTGAAGGATCCGGCCTACAAAGGTCTCATCCAGATGCCCTCGCCCCAGTCTTCGGGCACTGGCTATGCCTTCGTTCTGACCATGCGCGAAATTCTGGGCGAGGACAGTGCGATAGATTATCTCAAGGCGCTGAACCCGAATGTGCAAACCTACACTCAGTCGGGCACCGCCCCAAGCGGCGCGCTGGGCCTTGGCGAGACCCCGGTTGCCATCCAGTTCAGCCCTGGCTTTCTCAAGCTGAAGGACGAGGGTTACCCGGTCGATGTCGTGTTCCCGTCCGAAGGCGGGGGCTATGAAGTTGCGGCAATGTCGATCCTCAAAGGAGCATCCAACCTAGACGATGCCAAGAAGCTTGCGGACTGGATCACCTCGAAGCAGGGGCAGGAGGCGCTGACCACCGCCAAGACGTATTTCCTGCCAGTGCGTAGCGATGTGAGCGCCGGCGAGGGTGTTCCGTCGCTGGACAGTATCGAACTGATCTCCTACGACCCGGCATTCGCCTCCGAGAATCGCGAGCGCTTGGTCGATCGCTGGGCGGAGGAGGTTCTGGGCCAGTAA
- a CDS encoding serine hydrolase domain-containing protein, whose protein sequence is MLKSGKAQLLAVSLLALTVPGLARAQDYPHADEPIGTVEQIYDGHLTPDLAVSTFRNIDRLFPVRVIEAGDNPSPLPEAPQDLPSMVSFEIDGKGYDLYDFLALDNVAGLIVLKDGEVVYETYQRGNRPETRWMSMSVAKSITSTLVGAAVQDGHIASLDDMVVDYVPSLKGSAYDGVSIHDILLMASGVQWNETYTDPQSDRRDLLRAQIAQQPGAAMKVMAALPRASEPGSAHTYSTGETQVLGEIVRGAVGKPLAEYLSEKIWKPYGMEADANWWLDSPDGVEIGGSGLSATLRDFARFGQFFLEGGEIDGNRVLPEGWTEEAGRPQTLSDGTEIDYGLMWWPGWTEASIADKAFAAIGIEGQNIYINPTQNVVIATHMAQPKPEGKEPIDPMVFFDAVVAALE, encoded by the coding sequence ATGCTGAAATCGGGAAAAGCGCAGTTGCTGGCGGTGTCGCTGCTGGCGCTGACGGTGCCGGGGCTGGCGAGGGCGCAGGATTATCCGCATGCCGACGAGCCGATCGGCACGGTCGAGCAGATCTATGATGGGCATCTGACGCCGGATCTCGCGGTCAGCACCTTCCGCAACATCGACCGGCTGTTTCCGGTGCGCGTCATCGAGGCGGGCGACAACCCGAGCCCGCTGCCCGAGGCGCCGCAGGACCTGCCGTCGATGGTCTCCTTCGAGATCGACGGCAAAGGCTACGATCTTTACGACTTCCTCGCCCTCGACAATGTAGCCGGCCTGATCGTGCTCAAGGACGGTGAGGTCGTCTACGAGACCTACCAGCGCGGCAACCGGCCCGAGACCCGATGGATGTCGATGTCCGTGGCGAAATCCATCACCTCCACGCTTGTCGGTGCCGCGGTCCAGGACGGCCACATTGCCAGTCTCGATGACATGGTCGTCGACTACGTCCCCAGCCTGAAGGGCAGCGCCTATGACGGGGTCAGCATCCACGACATCCTGCTGATGGCGTCCGGTGTGCAATGGAACGAGACCTACACCGACCCGCAGTCGGACCGTCGCGACCTGCTGCGCGCCCAGATCGCGCAACAGCCGGGCGCGGCGATGAAGGTGATGGCGGCCCTGCCGCGGGCCAGCGAGCCGGGATCGGCGCACACCTACTCGACCGGCGAAACCCAGGTGCTGGGCGAGATCGTGCGCGGTGCGGTGGGCAAGCCCCTGGCCGAGTATCTCTCTGAGAAGATCTGGAAGCCTTATGGCATGGAGGCCGACGCCAACTGGTGGCTCGACTCGCCGGACGGGGTCGAGATCGGCGGCAGCGGGCTTTCCGCCACGTTGCGGGACTTCGCGCGGTTCGGGCAGTTCTTCCTGGAAGGCGGCGAGATCGACGGCAACCGCGTCCTTCCCGAGGGCTGGACCGAAGAGGCCGGCCGGCCGCAGACGCTGAGCGACGGGACCGAGATCGACTATGGCCTGATGTGGTGGCCGGGATGGACAGAAGCCTCGATCGCCGACAAGGCTTTCGCCGCCATCGGCATCGAGGGCCAGAACATCTACATCAACCCGACCCAAAACGTCGTCATCGCCACCCACATGGCCCAGCCGAAGCCGGAGGGGAAGGAGCCCATCGATCCGATGGTGTTCTTCGACGCGGTCGTGGCAGCGCTGGAGTGA
- a CDS encoding type I restriction-modification system subunit M N-terminal domain-containing protein: MITGELKSKVDAIWNAMWTGGLSNPQTVKEQLTLLLFL, from the coding sequence ATGATCACCGGTGAACTGAAGTCCAAGGTCGACGCGATCTGGAACGCGATGTGGACGGGCGGGCTATCGAACCCGCAGACGGTCAAGGAGCAGTTGACCCTTCTGCTCTTTCTCTAG
- the tnpA gene encoding IS66-like element accessory protein TnpA, translating into MSTIDSGHYGDGVARRTKRLWTDEEKRSICFQTAAPGVSVAQVARRYAVNANLIFKWLRDPRYAPDPTSVAPPAEEARFLPVEIVAETRSTPAAPAAENHIEIELAGGHRMRISGSYDPEALARLIRGLSA; encoded by the coding sequence GTGTCCACCATTGATAGTGGACACTATGGTGATGGCGTGGCGCGTCGGACGAAGCGACTTTGGACGGATGAGGAGAAGCGTTCGATCTGTTTCCAGACGGCGGCGCCGGGCGTTTCCGTGGCTCAGGTGGCGCGGCGCTACGCGGTGAACGCGAACCTGATCTTCAAGTGGCTGCGCGATCCCCGTTATGCGCCGGACCCCACCTCGGTTGCGCCCCCAGCAGAGGAGGCGCGGTTTCTGCCCGTAGAGATCGTCGCGGAGACCAGGTCTACTCCGGCGGCACCTGCCGCCGAGAACCACATCGAGATCGAGCTGGCGGGCGGTCACCGGATGCGGATCAGCGGCAGCTATGATCCTGAGGCGCTGGCGCGGCTGATCCGGGGACTTTCGGCGTGA
- a CDS encoding SOS response-associated peptidase, translating into MALYFRAAEAARACLSAFPELELADGTCLPGYTSPYLPFGRCEDEDNMCNLYSQTTTQEAMRQLFQGLSVTDRLGNLAPGKVYPDQTAPIIRHDGEAIEMAMARWGMPSPPSVLKTARDPGVTNVRNLTSPHWRRWLGPAHRCLVPVTAFAEPRGGGRGNQWFAAAGTGVSMFFAGIELRNWTSLRKVKDGETTDDLYAFLTCAPNAEVKAVHPKAMPVILTDPRDWETWLSAPIEIASQLQRPLPDEALVQVDEPADPG; encoded by the coding sequence GTGGCGCTTTATTTCCGGGCCGCTGAGGCAGCCCGTGCCTGTCTGAGCGCCTTCCCCGAGCTGGAACTGGCAGACGGCACCTGCCTGCCAGGCTATACCTCCCCTTACCTGCCGTTCGGCCGCTGCGAGGACGAAGACAACATGTGCAATCTTTACAGCCAGACCACCACGCAGGAAGCGATGCGGCAGCTCTTCCAGGGCCTGAGCGTGACCGATCGGCTCGGCAATTTGGCACCGGGCAAGGTCTATCCAGACCAGACGGCCCCGATCATCCGCCATGACGGCGAAGCGATCGAGATGGCAATGGCGCGGTGGGGGATGCCGTCGCCGCCCTCGGTCCTGAAGACCGCCCGCGATCCCGGCGTCACCAATGTCCGCAACCTGACCTCCCCCCATTGGCGCCGGTGGCTCGGCCCGGCGCATCGCTGCCTGGTGCCGGTCACGGCTTTCGCCGAACCGCGGGGCGGCGGCCGGGGCAACCAGTGGTTCGCAGCAGCCGGGACGGGCGTGTCGATGTTCTTCGCCGGGATCGAACTGCGGAACTGGACCTCGCTGCGCAAGGTGAAGGATGGCGAAACCACGGATGACCTCTATGCCTTCCTGACCTGCGCCCCCAACGCCGAGGTGAAGGCGGTGCATCCCAAGGCGATGCCGGTCATCCTCACCGATCCCCGCGACTGGGAGACCTGGCTGTCGGCACCCATCGAGATCGCCAGCCAGCTGCAGCGGCCGCTGCCGGATGAGGCATTGGTCCAGGTGGACGAGCCGGCAGACCCGGGCTGA
- a CDS encoding group I intron-associated PD-(D/E)XK endonuclease, whose translation MGRQLTLPGSHLWDGGPDTGHDPLRAYPEVEPNVISKRAREIGLSGELLVMSKLIRIGFTVLQPPDHLHHDLMMVWQNRLLRVQVKATTRPYKGAYRFTMSKGYRNNPLGTRPYERCDYDLAALVILPEECVFFTAERRERHCLPVSVIAQLRAHPTHSLFEALSELRQTPS comes from the coding sequence ATGGGCCGCCAGTTGACCCTGCCGGGCTCTCACCTGTGGGACGGCGGTCCCGACACCGGGCATGACCCGCTCAGGGCCTATCCCGAGGTCGAGCCGAACGTGATATCCAAACGCGCAAGGGAGATCGGACTGTCCGGAGAACTCCTGGTCATGTCGAAGCTGATCCGCATCGGCTTCACCGTCCTGCAGCCGCCCGATCATCTGCACCATGATCTGATGATGGTCTGGCAGAACCGTTTGCTGCGCGTGCAGGTCAAGGCCACGACCCGGCCCTATAAGGGCGCCTATCGCTTCACCATGTCCAAGGGCTACCGCAACAACCCCCTGGGCACCCGCCCTTACGAGAGATGCGACTACGACCTCGCGGCTCTCGTCATCCTGCCCGAGGAATGCGTCTTCTTCACCGCAGAGCGCCGCGAGCGGCACTGTCTTCCTGTCAGTGTGATCGCGCAGCTGCGGGCGCATCCCACTCACAGCCTCTTCGAAGCACTCTCGGAGCTTCGCCAGACCCCGTCGTGA
- a CDS encoding ribbon-helix-helix domain-containing protein, whose product MTKFVHRATVSETGRCHAIQNLLFPAERHKQSSLNRHAQNQGALEMTVRLNLLLSEDLNNEIEQMASRGHTSKSEIIRKALQLFLAAQEGKSRGLTLGLVEPETRIMQTEIIGL is encoded by the coding sequence GTGACGAAGTTCGTCCATCGGGCTACTGTTTCAGAAACAGGACGCTGCCATGCTATCCAAAATTTGCTGTTTCCAGCTGAGCGACATAAACAGAGTTCATTAAATCGGCATGCTCAAAATCAGGGAGCGCTGGAGATGACTGTTCGACTTAATCTGCTGTTGTCTGAGGATCTGAATAATGAGATCGAGCAGATGGCTTCTAGGGGTCATACGAGCAAAAGTGAGATTATCAGGAAGGCCCTGCAGCTGTTCCTGGCCGCCCAAGAGGGCAAGAGCCGTGGCTTGACGCTTGGCCTGGTTGAGCCGGAGACCCGGATAATGCAGACGGAAATCATCGGCCTTTGA